A section of the Rubritalea squalenifaciens DSM 18772 genome encodes:
- a CDS encoding thioredoxin domain-containing protein gives MIRWLIIVLYLSVAGLFADELAGNTGAMQEGEKKLNRLAGEASPYLRQHATNPVDWHPWGEAAFQKAQRENKPILLSIGYSTCHWCHVMERESFENEEIAKLLNAHFVAIKLDREERPDVDKIYMTAYQAMMGENGGWPLNIFLTPGLKPFYGGTYFPPTSRAGRVGFQEVLIQLKDAWAAKQQEIEGSADKIRQHLSEAYGKAHPSDGVPPVDILMMAGVKLLQHGDKRQGGWGAGPKFPQPSHLLFLLREWRRSGNPDILEFAKLTADRMAAGGIHDQLGGGFHRYAVDGKWLVPHFEKMLYDQAQLMDFYTEMWVITKDPTYAQVVKGIAEYVIGEMQAEQGGFYCAEDAQSEGKEGKYWCWTMAELRELLSEDELNVVTSYYGLTDEGNFYDHSDPEALENQNVLSVVNPDVAKKSPDLLQQAQVKMLAVRQKRVEPSTDDKVLASWNGMMIGALARAGAAFHEESYTKASERAYDFVKKEMWNGARLAHRWHDGDLDESAQAESYLLMLQAARRMYEIRLKPDDLEWAIQLAEAAENLFYDREHGGFFESAEAADVIVRMKGDYDGAMPTAGSVAALEYLKLAEITGREDFQQLGQKTLQAQGRVLEEAPTSLTFMLAALDFYHSKHQRLVLVDGEGGKEAFQQQISGKYLPNLTVMSNEGKVAEFERGLRAKEGKATAYFCEGEACQPPVTEAAALKLK, from the coding sequence ATGATCAGGTGGCTCATCATTGTCTTATATTTGAGTGTTGCTGGGTTGTTTGCCGACGAGCTAGCGGGTAATACTGGGGCAATGCAAGAAGGTGAGAAGAAGCTAAATCGCTTGGCGGGAGAGGCCTCCCCCTATTTGAGGCAACATGCAACCAATCCGGTAGACTGGCATCCATGGGGGGAAGCGGCCTTTCAAAAGGCCCAGCGGGAGAACAAGCCGATCCTGCTCAGCATAGGCTATTCCACTTGTCACTGGTGCCATGTGATGGAACGAGAAAGTTTCGAAAATGAGGAGATTGCGAAACTTCTCAATGCGCATTTCGTGGCGATCAAGCTGGATCGTGAAGAGAGGCCTGATGTGGATAAAATCTACATGACGGCCTACCAGGCGATGATGGGAGAGAACGGAGGCTGGCCGCTCAATATCTTTCTGACTCCCGGTCTGAAGCCATTCTATGGAGGAACGTATTTTCCCCCAACGAGCCGGGCTGGTCGTGTGGGGTTCCAAGAAGTTCTAATCCAGCTCAAGGATGCCTGGGCTGCGAAGCAGCAGGAGATCGAAGGATCTGCCGATAAAATTCGCCAGCATCTCAGTGAGGCGTATGGCAAGGCTCATCCCAGTGACGGGGTGCCACCCGTGGATATCCTAATGATGGCAGGTGTCAAACTTCTGCAGCACGGGGATAAACGGCAAGGCGGCTGGGGAGCAGGGCCGAAGTTCCCTCAGCCATCCCATCTCTTGTTCTTACTGAGAGAGTGGCGGCGAAGTGGGAATCCCGATATTCTAGAATTCGCCAAACTGACGGCAGATAGAATGGCTGCGGGGGGCATTCATGACCAGCTGGGAGGAGGATTTCACCGCTATGCTGTAGACGGGAAGTGGCTGGTACCGCATTTTGAAAAAATGCTCTACGACCAGGCACAACTGATGGATTTCTATACTGAGATGTGGGTCATCACCAAAGACCCGACTTATGCACAGGTGGTCAAAGGCATCGCGGAGTACGTGATTGGTGAAATGCAGGCTGAGCAAGGTGGTTTCTACTGCGCAGAGGACGCCCAAAGTGAAGGCAAAGAGGGCAAGTACTGGTGCTGGACCATGGCAGAGCTCAGGGAGCTGCTTAGCGAAGATGAGTTGAATGTGGTGACATCCTACTACGGCCTGACTGATGAAGGGAATTTCTACGATCATAGTGATCCCGAAGCTCTTGAGAACCAGAATGTCCTCTCTGTGGTGAATCCAGACGTGGCCAAGAAGTCGCCAGATCTTCTACAGCAAGCTCAAGTCAAAATGCTGGCAGTCAGGCAAAAGCGTGTGGAGCCTTCCACGGATGACAAGGTATTAGCGAGTTGGAATGGGATGATGATCGGTGCCTTGGCAAGAGCTGGCGCTGCCTTTCATGAAGAGAGTTATACCAAGGCATCAGAACGAGCCTATGATTTCGTGAAGAAGGAGATGTGGAATGGAGCACGCCTCGCTCACCGGTGGCACGATGGGGATTTGGACGAGAGTGCCCAGGCTGAAAGCTATCTGCTGATGCTTCAGGCCGCTCGCCGGATGTATGAGATCCGCTTGAAGCCAGATGACTTGGAGTGGGCAATCCAATTGGCTGAGGCTGCGGAGAATTTATTTTATGATCGCGAGCATGGAGGCTTCTTTGAGTCGGCAGAGGCGGCTGATGTGATAGTCCGCATGAAAGGGGACTATGACGGCGCGATGCCTACTGCCGGCAGTGTTGCTGCATTGGAGTATTTGAAACTTGCTGAGATCACGGGCAGAGAGGATTTTCAACAACTGGGTCAGAAGACATTACAGGCCCAGGGGAGGGTGTTAGAGGAGGCTCCTACCTCCCTTACTTTCATGTTAGCCGCTTTGGATTTTTATCATTCCAAGCATCAAAGACTTGTCTTGGTGGACGGTGAAGGTGGTAAGGAGGCTTTTCAGCAACAGATCTCAGGCAAGTACCTTCCCAATCTCACTGTGATGAGTAACGAGGGCAAAGTTGCTGAGTTTGAGCGAGGTCTACGAGCCAAGGAAGGTAAAGCGACTGCCTACTTCTGCGAAGGGGAAGCTTGTCAGCCTCCTGTCACTGAGGCTGCGGCCTTAAAGCTGAAGTGA
- a CDS encoding vWA domain-containing protein, whose product MKTSKTIAALLGLTCVCATPLLAKEGEVASSASKTISGPAKEGQAKVQIAILLDTSSSMQGLIEQAKSELWSIVNTFNSAHKNGQAPYVEVALYEYGKQSLNSESHWQRCIVPFSRDLDQISEELFKLNTNGGEEYCGAVIQRAVEDMKWDEDPNTYKAIFIAGNEPFTQGPVNVTESCQAAKKKGVYVNSIHCGNQQAGVQGGWNIGPVVAGGSLLTIDHNAAIAHIDAPQDKVIIQLNVELNKTYIPYGKMGAQYQTRQTTQDANAISKSSSGAHVKRAVSKASQNYCNVSWDLVDACKQEKFDWSTVKEDDLPEPMKKMTIEERKAYVAENAKQREAIQEKIRKANEERLAYIAKVRKEQAGEGKNTLDKVVVETVKKQAVLRGYSFKE is encoded by the coding sequence ATGAAGACATCAAAAACTATTGCAGCCCTTCTGGGGCTCACTTGTGTGTGCGCTACCCCTCTCTTGGCTAAAGAGGGGGAAGTTGCCAGTTCGGCCTCCAAAACTATTTCAGGACCAGCCAAGGAAGGGCAGGCGAAAGTACAGATCGCTATTCTGCTAGATACTTCGAGCAGTATGCAGGGACTGATCGAGCAGGCTAAGTCAGAGCTCTGGAGTATCGTGAATACATTTAACAGTGCTCATAAAAACGGCCAGGCCCCCTATGTGGAAGTGGCTCTGTATGAGTATGGAAAGCAAAGCTTGAACTCCGAAAGTCATTGGCAGCGCTGTATCGTGCCATTCAGTCGTGATCTGGATCAGATTAGTGAAGAACTCTTCAAGCTCAATACCAATGGCGGTGAAGAATACTGTGGAGCCGTGATTCAACGAGCCGTTGAGGATATGAAGTGGGATGAAGATCCGAACACCTATAAAGCAATCTTTATCGCTGGCAACGAGCCCTTTACCCAAGGCCCTGTGAACGTGACGGAAAGCTGTCAGGCTGCGAAAAAGAAGGGAGTGTACGTTAATAGCATTCACTGTGGTAACCAGCAGGCTGGCGTGCAAGGCGGGTGGAATATCGGCCCGGTAGTTGCTGGCGGTAGTCTGCTGACCATCGATCATAATGCAGCGATTGCTCACATTGATGCTCCACAAGACAAGGTCATCATCCAACTCAACGTGGAGCTGAACAAGACCTACATTCCTTATGGAAAGATGGGGGCTCAGTATCAGACGCGCCAAACTACTCAGGATGCCAATGCGATTAGTAAATCATCCTCTGGTGCTCATGTGAAACGTGCTGTATCCAAAGCATCTCAAAACTACTGCAACGTCTCCTGGGACCTGGTGGATGCCTGTAAGCAGGAGAAATTCGATTGGTCTACGGTGAAGGAAGATGATCTGCCGGAGCCCATGAAGAAAATGACGATCGAAGAGCGCAAGGCATACGTGGCAGAGAATGCGAAGCAGCGTGAAGCGATTCAGGAGAAAATCCGCAAAGCGAATGAAGAGCGCTTGGCCTACATCGCCAAAGTCAGGAAAGAGCAGGCCGGAGAAGGCAAGAACACCCTCGATAAAGTGGTGGTTGAGACGGTCAAGAAACAAGCAGTGCTGCGAGGATATAGCTTCAAGGAATAG
- a CDS encoding DUF4174 domain-containing protein, translated as MRSLVVIAVCALVGMSFLFAKAPKSLSSYQWKSRVIVSYHKYEESKAEQQAMANEKQAEILDRDLVILDFQDLSKEDQAKLQAQHGMKPGTHLLIGKDGGVKGAQDTPLDFSKWFTLIDTMPMRKQEMRE; from the coding sequence ATGCGTTCACTTGTAGTCATTGCCGTATGTGCCTTGGTAGGAATGAGTTTTCTTTTCGCCAAAGCCCCGAAATCTCTGAGTTCTTATCAATGGAAAAGCCGGGTGATCGTTTCCTATCACAAGTATGAAGAGTCCAAAGCTGAGCAGCAAGCCATGGCGAATGAGAAACAGGCAGAGATCTTAGATCGAGATCTCGTGATTCTGGATTTTCAAGATCTCAGCAAAGAAGATCAGGCCAAATTGCAGGCGCAACATGGAATGAAGCCCGGAACACATCTCTTGATAGGTAAGGATGGCGGAGTGAAGGGGGCGCAAGATACCCCATTGGATTTTTCCAAGTGGTTTACACTCATCGACACCATGCCGATGAGGAAGCAGGAAATGCGTGAGTAG
- a CDS encoding KamA family radical SAM protein has protein sequence MIDQDRYDELISFQSHAPGYWPESAMATWQDHKWQLKNRINSLAALEDKINLSREERSGILLSGNKLAMSITPHFMNLVDKDDPGCPIRRQIIPRVEETWDDPAELNDPCGEDSHMPVPGLVHRYPDRVLFLVTDRCASYCRYCTRSRVVSGVGEQTLETQYEAAFEYLERTPQVRDVLLSGGDPLLFSDGKLEKIISRLRSIPHIQFVRIGSRIPVFLPQRITQELCDMLKKYHPLFISIHVNHPKELTEEVREALGRLADSGIVMGNQSVLLKGVNDDVTTQRALVHKLLMCRVRPYYLYQCDLIKGSSHLRTSVAKGLEIIEGLRGHTTGYAIPQYVIDGPGGGGKIPINPGYVVEHTDNQVTLRNYEGKRFTYPEPSQIEAPTV, from the coding sequence ATGATTGATCAAGACCGCTACGACGAACTTATCTCATTCCAATCTCATGCACCGGGCTACTGGCCGGAGTCTGCCATGGCCACATGGCAGGACCACAAATGGCAGCTCAAAAACCGGATCAACTCTCTAGCTGCTCTGGAAGACAAGATCAATCTATCACGGGAAGAACGCTCAGGCATTCTGCTCTCTGGCAACAAGCTGGCCATGTCTATCACCCCTCATTTCATGAATCTGGTAGACAAGGATGACCCGGGCTGCCCGATTCGCCGACAGATCATTCCCCGCGTTGAAGAAACCTGGGATGACCCGGCTGAACTAAACGACCCCTGTGGAGAAGATTCCCACATGCCAGTTCCTGGTCTCGTTCACCGCTACCCAGATCGCGTACTCTTCCTCGTGACCGACCGATGTGCCTCCTATTGCCGGTACTGCACGCGCTCCCGTGTCGTTTCCGGCGTGGGCGAGCAAACATTAGAAACTCAGTATGAAGCCGCTTTTGAGTATCTCGAAAGAACACCTCAGGTACGCGACGTCCTCCTGTCCGGCGGCGATCCCCTGCTTTTCTCCGATGGAAAACTGGAAAAGATCATCTCCCGCCTGAGATCCATTCCTCACATCCAGTTTGTCCGTATCGGCTCCCGTATTCCAGTCTTCCTTCCGCAGAGGATCACCCAAGAGCTCTGCGACATGCTCAAGAAGTACCATCCCCTCTTCATCTCCATCCACGTCAACCACCCCAAGGAACTGACGGAGGAAGTAAGGGAAGCTCTTGGTCGCTTGGCGGATAGTGGCATCGTCATGGGGAACCAGTCGGTTCTGCTCAAAGGAGTCAATGACGACGTCACCACGCAGAGAGCTCTGGTTCACAAGCTTCTCATGTGCCGTGTACGCCCTTACTATCTCTATCAGTGCGATCTGATCAAAGGGTCCTCCCACCTTCGAACTTCAGTCGCCAAAGGCCTGGAAATCATCGAAGGCCTTCGCGGCCATACGACTGGTTATGCCATTCCACAATACGTGATCGATGGCCCAGGTGGCGGTGGTAAAATCCCAATCAATCCTGGCTACGTGGTCGAACATACGGACAACCAAGTCACTTTGCGCAACTACGAGGGTAAGAGGTTCACTTACCCTGAACCAAGCCAGATCGAAGCACCTACCGTCTAG
- a CDS encoding PEP-CTERM sorting domain-containing protein has protein sequence MKKQLTCAALALMPFAASAATIVTSYGTVTGANDGDQAGPMFGQGITVNVGADTADASIPSTVYLDQLSFQSTSSGVGIGTATVYIHVYDAFDVDGTNAPSVIGNLVAVSSTTIDLSAVGANETMTWDFAGEGIDKSSTYYYVLATDTNAATVGDSANLTGSGFELNTGNQYTGGQGYRANGTTTDWDLEFELVTSTAVPEPSSTALLGCVGVLALFRRRRA, from the coding sequence ATGAAAAAACAATTAACATGTGCAGCACTCGCACTCATGCCATTTGCTGCGAGCGCGGCTACCATCGTGACGTCTTACGGTACAGTAACTGGAGCTAATGATGGAGACCAAGCTGGTCCAATGTTCGGTCAGGGGATCACTGTAAACGTTGGAGCAGATACTGCGGACGCTTCTATTCCATCAACTGTCTATCTTGATCAGCTCTCCTTCCAGAGTACTTCCAGTGGAGTTGGGATTGGTACAGCGACTGTCTACATTCACGTCTATGATGCCTTTGATGTAGACGGAACCAATGCTCCATCTGTCATTGGTAATCTTGTAGCTGTATCCAGTACTACTATTGACCTCTCAGCAGTGGGAGCCAATGAAACGATGACCTGGGACTTTGCGGGTGAAGGTATCGATAAGTCCAGTACCTACTATTACGTGCTGGCGACTGACACCAATGCTGCAACGGTTGGTGACTCTGCAAATCTTACAGGTAGCGGTTTTGAGCTGAATACAGGCAATCAATACACAGGTGGCCAAGGTTACAGAGCGAATGGTACAACCACAGATTGGGACCTAGAGTTCGAACTGGTTACCAGCACAGCTGTACCTGAGCCATCTTCAACAGCACTTCTCGGTTGTGTGGGTGTGCTCGCACTGTTCCGCCGCAGAAGAGCTTAA
- a CDS encoding substrate-binding domain-containing protein, translating to MKLPSRNSLVSQTVAIIEEMIQSGELQSPLPGERRLAARLHIGRDTLRSALSELERRQWISAGNQGSRRKILKVPSSSPTESATKLVGFVSPKPLEELPRNMLIELDALRAILAKSNTSLEILTPAVFHTTNPDKRLEQFIHDNQADAWILYRCTREIQHWFASKKLPCIIRGYPQPGVLLPYLDEDWKAAAYHVGTQLLQKGHTNVALLVPNQPLQGLKAAEEGLKEAFEFDSENCRVDILTEKGDKDGVVHSIQKGLSQNPSITALILTRPRHILNTITWLASHRFHVPEHLSLVGLCYDSWFEEIIPTITHYKISHIKMATALSRRLNSLMQGSSLDNYSHFVIPEEAHGHSVKTLNND from the coding sequence ATGAAACTACCCTCACGCAATTCACTTGTTAGCCAGACTGTGGCCATCATTGAGGAAATGATACAGAGCGGTGAACTCCAGAGCCCACTTCCAGGAGAACGCCGCCTGGCCGCTCGCCTTCACATCGGGCGAGACACGCTGCGCAGTGCACTTTCCGAACTAGAGAGAAGGCAGTGGATCAGCGCCGGCAACCAGGGTAGTCGCCGAAAAATTCTAAAAGTACCAAGCTCCAGCCCTACCGAGAGTGCCACCAAACTGGTAGGATTTGTGTCCCCAAAACCACTGGAGGAACTCCCGCGTAATATGCTGATCGAGCTGGACGCGCTACGAGCCATTCTTGCCAAGAGCAACACCAGTCTGGAAATCCTGACTCCAGCTGTCTTTCACACCACCAATCCTGACAAGCGATTGGAACAATTCATCCATGACAACCAGGCAGATGCTTGGATCCTGTATCGCTGCACCCGCGAAATTCAGCACTGGTTTGCCTCCAAAAAGCTACCCTGTATTATCCGGGGCTATCCGCAACCCGGCGTCCTCCTCCCCTACCTAGATGAGGATTGGAAAGCTGCAGCCTATCACGTAGGCACCCAGTTACTCCAGAAAGGCCACACCAATGTAGCCCTGCTCGTACCTAACCAGCCTCTGCAGGGCCTCAAAGCTGCAGAGGAAGGCCTCAAAGAAGCCTTTGAGTTCGACAGCGAAAATTGCCGGGTCGATATCCTCACGGAGAAAGGAGACAAAGACGGAGTCGTCCACAGCATCCAGAAGGGCTTGTCGCAGAACCCCTCCATCACCGCACTCATTCTCACGAGGCCCAGACACATTCTCAACACAATCACTTGGCTGGCCTCCCACCGCTTCCATGTGCCTGAGCACCTGTCTCTCGTGGGACTTTGCTACGATTCCTGGTTTGAGGAAATCATCCCCACCATCACCCACTACAAGATCTCACACATCAAGATGGCTACAGCACTATCCCGCAGACTAAACAGCCTCATGCAGGGAAGCAGCCTGGATAATTACTCCCACTTTGTAATTCCGGAGGAAGCTCATGGCCACTCCGTCAAAACCCTCAACAACGACTAA
- a CDS encoding dihydrodipicolinate synthase family protein has protein sequence MKPLSINGLVTASVTPMKPDGSIWDEAIARQVDYLVESDLKGIYVLGSTGEGMLLTDDERKYVAEKFVEAAKGRIPIFVQVGHNSWKASAELARHAQEIGADAISATSPGYFKPGNAEILLEGVQEVCEASSKTPFYYYHIPQLSGVSVDIFEFTKLANERLENFVGIKYSDGATLYQLQELQSIAPDCEYLAGSDEAYLMSCAQGYKGAVGSTYGYGKPLYDQVRENVLAGNFEEAQKWQHRANTMITILFRECGRAGLKAMWDAIGLPMGASRNPIQTPTESQVEGLKEALKREGFYEWLREG, from the coding sequence ATGAAACCACTTTCAATAAATGGTCTGGTAACAGCATCAGTTACCCCGATGAAACCAGATGGCAGCATCTGGGATGAAGCGATTGCTCGTCAGGTAGATTATCTGGTCGAGAGTGATCTCAAAGGTATCTATGTCTTGGGGAGTACAGGTGAGGGGATGCTGCTCACTGATGACGAGCGTAAGTATGTCGCTGAAAAATTTGTAGAGGCTGCGAAGGGGAGAATTCCAATCTTCGTGCAGGTCGGTCACAATAGCTGGAAAGCATCAGCAGAGCTCGCAAGACATGCGCAGGAGATTGGGGCAGATGCTATCTCTGCAACTTCCCCTGGGTATTTCAAACCGGGCAATGCTGAGATCTTGCTGGAGGGCGTCCAGGAAGTCTGTGAGGCCTCTTCCAAGACTCCATTCTACTACTATCACATCCCTCAGCTCTCAGGAGTGAGTGTGGATATCTTTGAGTTTACCAAGCTTGCCAATGAGCGTTTGGAGAACTTTGTGGGAATCAAGTACTCGGATGGTGCTACCCTGTATCAGCTTCAGGAGCTGCAGAGCATCGCACCAGACTGTGAGTATCTGGCTGGTTCTGATGAAGCTTACCTGATGAGTTGTGCACAGGGTTACAAGGGGGCTGTAGGTAGTACCTACGGATATGGTAAGCCTCTCTATGACCAAGTACGTGAGAATGTTTTGGCGGGTAATTTTGAGGAAGCTCAAAAGTGGCAGCATCGTGCGAACACCATGATTACGATCTTGTTCCGTGAATGTGGTCGTGCAGGCCTCAAGGCTATGTGGGATGCGATCGGTCTGCCTATGGGAGCAAGCCGTAACCCGATTCAAACTCCAACAGAATCTCAGGTGGAGGGGCTCAAAGAGGCTCTCAAGCGTGAAGGTTTTTACGAGTGGTTGAGAGAAGGATGA
- a CDS encoding sodium:solute symporter family transporter: MRLYLKTLLVITVCLFYWGGPNVCADSSVNWEEGYPALPDEHGFAGGYAGVVSRGDERWLLFAGGANFPAKDPFQEAVPKTYHDVVYKLRLKGTGLSPDGQWERCQETLPEKLAYGASVTLPERGSVLFIGGMRSEGDGSYVSNAVYEVTLAESGSLSFSKVADLPVAVSATSACLLEDKVYVFSGVGKEGEVQGAWSLDIASENASDWQWSEIAWPQYESGVDARARGHHVTGVRDGKLYVFGGRAKQVAGDARVHPDDINSIYGTDDFRDAYAFTPGAQGGAWKRITDLPYAISAAPANAVQAGASHLLLMGGVNLELLQSIMSRKDEIGLNELGHGFSHPGFSRDILAYHTITNTWSKQGEIPAEYRSPVTAPVVSYNGDFVILSGEWSPKLRTSGMLHGAIESKKAAFGVVNWIVVVVYLLGMVGIGYWFMRREAASSTDDYFRGGQRVPWWVAGLSIFATLLSSITFMAIPALSYASNWNKWVGQWPILLIVPLVVFAYLPFFRGLNITSAYEYLEARFNLMVRLLASAAFMIFHIGRIAIVLYLPALALSSVTNIPIIVAIVMIGVLCVIYTVMGGIEAVVWTDAIQAVVLLGGALGCFFLVVFNVDGGFGAITETLSRQEKFISLDWGSFDISSKTNSGWMFFFGFFFAMLPSYTSSQDVVQRYVTTSSYKEASRSLWVNILMSMVGSAIFFALGTALYVFYKQAPEKLDPSMMSTDGILPFFIMQNLPVGVAGVIIAGVFAAAQSTVSSSLNSVAAAFVTDFYGRVFKPQSSDHQRLNVARNVVIILGALGIGVAIWVAKSNVKSAFDAFNTFIGFILGPLAAMFALGIFVKRVGGVACLLAGLLGTISVAVLKHFNDAGVVDVWPLLNGMVCFIVTFVSGCVLGLIFKSETKIELTIYGKRGSSAD, translated from the coding sequence ATGCGTCTATACCTAAAAACCTTATTAGTCATTACGGTCTGCCTCTTCTACTGGGGCGGGCCTAATGTGTGTGCGGACAGTTCGGTCAATTGGGAAGAAGGGTATCCAGCGCTTCCCGACGAACACGGATTTGCCGGTGGATATGCCGGTGTCGTGAGCCGAGGAGACGAGAGATGGCTGCTTTTTGCCGGAGGAGCCAACTTCCCAGCCAAGGATCCTTTTCAGGAGGCTGTGCCCAAGACTTATCATGATGTGGTCTACAAGCTGCGCTTGAAAGGAACCGGCTTGTCTCCAGATGGTCAATGGGAGCGTTGCCAAGAGACGCTACCTGAGAAGCTGGCTTATGGAGCCAGTGTGACTCTTCCAGAGCGTGGCTCAGTTCTTTTCATTGGCGGAATGCGTTCTGAGGGAGATGGGAGTTATGTTTCCAATGCGGTTTATGAAGTGACCTTGGCGGAGAGTGGGAGCCTGAGTTTCAGCAAGGTAGCTGATTTGCCGGTTGCTGTTTCGGCTACATCTGCCTGTTTGTTAGAGGATAAGGTGTATGTGTTTTCCGGAGTGGGTAAAGAGGGCGAAGTCCAAGGTGCCTGGAGTCTGGACATTGCTTCAGAAAATGCCTCGGACTGGCAATGGTCTGAGATTGCATGGCCGCAGTATGAGAGCGGCGTAGATGCCAGAGCGCGTGGCCATCACGTGACTGGTGTTCGAGATGGGAAACTGTATGTGTTTGGTGGTAGAGCCAAGCAGGTGGCGGGAGACGCGCGCGTTCATCCCGATGATATCAATTCTATTTATGGCACGGATGATTTCAGGGATGCCTATGCTTTTACTCCGGGTGCTCAAGGGGGGGCATGGAAGCGCATCACTGATCTACCTTATGCCATATCGGCCGCTCCGGCCAATGCCGTACAAGCAGGGGCTAGCCACCTACTCTTGATGGGAGGAGTCAACTTAGAGCTGCTTCAGTCCATCATGAGTCGCAAGGATGAGATTGGACTGAATGAACTAGGGCATGGCTTCAGTCATCCTGGTTTTTCGAGAGATATCCTTGCCTATCATACGATAACGAACACGTGGTCCAAGCAGGGAGAGATTCCTGCGGAATATCGTTCACCGGTGACGGCTCCTGTCGTGAGTTACAACGGTGATTTTGTGATACTCTCCGGTGAGTGGAGTCCTAAGCTTCGCACCAGTGGCATGCTACATGGTGCTATTGAATCCAAGAAGGCGGCCTTTGGTGTGGTGAACTGGATTGTAGTGGTAGTTTACTTGTTAGGAATGGTGGGGATTGGATACTGGTTCATGAGAAGGGAGGCCGCGTCCTCTACAGATGATTACTTCCGCGGCGGCCAACGTGTCCCTTGGTGGGTAGCGGGCCTCTCAATCTTTGCCACATTGCTGAGCTCAATTACTTTCATGGCGATTCCAGCGCTTTCGTATGCGAGTAACTGGAACAAGTGGGTGGGCCAATGGCCGATCCTGCTGATCGTCCCGCTCGTGGTCTTTGCTTATTTGCCATTCTTCCGTGGACTCAATATCACGTCCGCTTATGAGTATCTGGAGGCACGTTTCAACCTGATGGTACGACTTCTGGCGAGTGCTGCCTTCATGATTTTCCATATTGGGAGAATTGCGATCGTCCTCTATTTGCCTGCCCTGGCTCTATCCAGTGTGACCAATATCCCAATCATCGTGGCGATTGTCATGATTGGTGTACTCTGTGTGATCTACACCGTGATGGGGGGGATCGAGGCCGTGGTTTGGACAGATGCCATTCAAGCTGTTGTCTTGTTAGGGGGAGCCTTGGGCTGTTTCTTTCTAGTGGTATTTAACGTAGATGGTGGCTTTGGTGCCATCACTGAAACTTTATCCAGACAGGAGAAGTTTATTTCCCTGGACTGGGGATCTTTCGATATTAGTAGCAAGACGAATTCCGGATGGATGTTCTTCTTCGGTTTCTTCTTTGCGATGCTGCCTTCGTATACATCCAGTCAGGATGTGGTGCAGAGATACGTTACCACTTCCAGTTATAAGGAAGCGTCCCGAAGCCTCTGGGTGAATATTCTGATGAGCATGGTAGGTTCAGCGATCTTCTTCGCTTTGGGGACAGCACTCTACGTATTCTACAAGCAAGCCCCAGAGAAATTGGATCCGTCGATGATGAGCACGGATGGTATTCTGCCATTCTTCATCATGCAGAACCTTCCAGTAGGTGTTGCAGGTGTGATCATCGCTGGTGTTTTTGCTGCGGCGCAGTCCACGGTATCCTCATCGCTGAACTCGGTGGCGGCAGCCTTCGTGACGGATTTCTATGGCAGAGTATTTAAGCCTCAGAGCTCGGATCATCAGCGCCTGAATGTTGCTCGTAACGTAGTGATTATTCTCGGTGCTCTGGGAATTGGCGTAGCTATCTGGGTGGCCAAGAGCAATGTGAAATCTGCTTTTGACGCCTTCAATACCTTCATCGGGTTCATTCTAGGGCCTCTCGCTGCGATGTTCGCGCTCGGTATTTTTGTGAAGCGGGTCGGGGGAGTCGCCTGTTTGTTGGCAGGTCTGCTGGGAACGATCAGTGTGGCTGTACTCAAGCACTTCAATGATGCTGGTGTAGTGGATGTGTGGCCACTTCTTAATGGCATGGTGTGCTTCATCGTGACCTTTGTTTCAGGCTGTGTCCTGGGCCTTATCTTCAAGAGTGAGACAAAAATCGAATTAACAATCTATGGAAAACGTGGGAGCAGTGCAGACTAA